In Pseudomonas fluorescens, one genomic interval encodes:
- the bglX gene encoding beta-glucosidase BglX codes for MKKLCLLGLFVSLASHQVLAATTPVPLENKDAFISNLMKQMTLDEKIGQLRLISIGPEMPRELIRKEIAAGNIGGTFNSITRPENRPMQDAAMRSRLKIPMFFAYDVIHGHRTIFPIPLALASSWDMDAIGQSGRVAAKEAAADSLDITFAPMVDISRDPRWGRSSEGFGEDTYLTSRIAKVMVKAYQGDTPSAADSIMASVKHFALYGAVEGGRDYNVVDMSPVKMYQDYLPPYRAAIDAGAGGVMVALNSINGIPATANTWLMNDLLRKDWGFKGLAVSDHGAIFELIKHGVAADGREAAKLAIKAGIDMSMNDTLYGKELPGLLKSGEIEQKDIDNAVREVLAAKYDMGLFKDPYLRIGKAEDDPADTYAESRLHRAEARDVARRSLVLLKNQNETLPLKKDAKVMLVGPLAKAPIDMMGSWAAAGKPAQSVTLFDGMSSVIGDKANLIYARGANITSDKKVLDYLNFLNFDAPEVVDDPRPANVLIDEAVKAAKDADVIVAAVGESRGMSHESSSRTDLNIPENQRELIRALKATGKPLVLVLMNGRPLTILEENQSADAILETWFSGTEGGNAIADVLFGDYNPSGKLPVTFPRSVGQIPTYYNHLSIGRPFTPGKPGNYTSQYFDDTTGPLFPFGYGLSYTQFTLSDMALSSTTLNKTGKLDASVTLKNTGKRDGETVVQLYIQDVAGSMIRPVKELKNFQKVMLKAGEQKVVHFTITEDDLKFYNAQLKYAAEPGKFNVQIGLDSQDVTQQSFELL; via the coding sequence ATGAAGAAGCTGTGTTTGCTGGGCCTGTTCGTCAGCCTGGCCAGTCATCAAGTATTGGCCGCCACGACCCCGGTACCCCTGGAAAACAAGGACGCGTTCATCAGCAATCTGATGAAACAAATGACCCTCGATGAAAAGATCGGCCAGTTGCGCCTGATCAGCATCGGCCCGGAAATGCCCCGCGAGTTGATCCGCAAAGAGATCGCTGCGGGCAACATCGGCGGTACGTTCAACTCGATCACCCGCCCGGAAAACCGTCCGATGCAGGACGCGGCGATGCGCAGTCGCCTGAAGATTCCGATGTTTTTTGCGTACGACGTGATCCACGGTCACCGTACGATTTTCCCGATTCCGCTGGCCCTGGCATCGAGCTGGGACATGGACGCCATCGGTCAGTCCGGGCGCGTTGCCGCCAAGGAAGCCGCGGCCGACAGCCTCGACATCACCTTCGCGCCGATGGTCGACATCTCCCGCGATCCGCGCTGGGGCCGCAGCTCCGAAGGGTTCGGTGAAGACACCTACCTGACCTCGCGCATTGCCAAAGTGATGGTCAAGGCCTATCAGGGCGACACGCCGAGCGCGGCTGACAGCATCATGGCCAGCGTCAAGCACTTCGCCCTGTATGGCGCGGTCGAGGGCGGGCGCGACTACAACGTCGTCGACATGAGCCCGGTGAAGATGTACCAGGACTACCTGCCACCGTACCGCGCGGCGATCGACGCCGGTGCCGGCGGGGTGATGGTGGCGTTGAACTCGATCAACGGCATTCCGGCCACCGCCAACACCTGGCTGATGAACGACCTGCTGCGCAAGGACTGGGGCTTCAAGGGCCTGGCCGTCAGCGACCACGGGGCGATCTTCGAGCTGATCAAGCACGGCGTGGCCGCTGACGGTCGTGAAGCGGCGAAGCTGGCGATCAAGGCCGGCATCGACATGAGCATGAACGACACCCTGTACGGCAAAGAGCTGCCGGGGCTGCTCAAGTCCGGCGAGATCGAGCAGAAAGACATCGACAACGCCGTGCGCGAAGTGCTCGCCGCCAAGTACGACATGGGCCTGTTCAAGGACCCGTACCTGCGCATCGGCAAGGCCGAGGATGATCCGGCCGACACCTACGCCGAAAGCCGTCTGCACCGCGCCGAGGCCCGTGACGTGGCACGCCGCAGCCTGGTGCTGCTGAAGAACCAGAACGAAACCCTGCCGCTGAAGAAAGACGCGAAAGTCATGCTGGTCGGTCCATTGGCCAAGGCGCCGATCGACATGATGGGCAGTTGGGCGGCGGCCGGTAAGCCGGCGCAATCGGTGACGCTGTTCGACGGCATGAGCTCGGTGATTGGCGACAAGGCCAACCTGATCTACGCCCGTGGCGCGAATATCACCAGCGACAAGAAGGTGCTGGATTACCTGAACTTCCTCAACTTCGACGCCCCGGAAGTGGTCGATGATCCGCGCCCGGCCAACGTGTTGATCGACGAAGCGGTGAAAGCGGCCAAGGACGCCGACGTGATCGTCGCCGCTGTGGGCGAATCCCGTGGCATGTCCCACGAATCCTCCAGCCGCACCGACCTGAACATCCCGGAAAACCAGCGCGAGCTGATCCGTGCCCTGAAAGCCACCGGCAAACCGCTGGTACTGGTGCTGATGAACGGCCGTCCGCTGACCATCCTCGAAGAGAACCAGTCGGCTGATGCGATTCTGGAAACCTGGTTCAGCGGCACCGAGGGCGGTAACGCCATCGCTGATGTGCTGTTCGGCGACTACAACCCGTCGGGCAAACTGCCGGTGACCTTCCCGCGTTCCGTGGGCCAGATCCCGACCTACTACAACCACCTGAGCATTGGCCGGCCGTTCACGCCGGGCAAGCCGGGCAACTACACCTCGCAGTATTTCGATGACACCACCGGTCCCCTGTTCCCGTTCGGTTACGGCCTGAGCTACACCCAGTTCACGCTGAGCGACATGGCGCTGTCGTCAACCACGCTGAACAAGACCGGCAAGCTCGATGCCAGTGTCACCCTGAAAAACACCGGCAAACGTGACGGCGAAACCGTGGTGCAGCTGTACATCCAGGACGTCGCCGGTTCGATGATTCGCCCGGTGAAAGAACTGAAGAACTTCCAGAAAGTCATGCTCAAGGCCGGCGAACAGAAAGTCGTGCACTTCACCATCACCGAGGATGACCTGAAGTTCTACAACGCCCAGCTCAAGTACGCGGCCGAGCCTGGCAAGTTCAACGTGCAGATCGGCCTGGATTCGCAGGATGTGACGCAGCAGAGCTTTGAGTTGCTGTAA
- a CDS encoding LemA family protein, producing the protein MNVSPTYRSRLQVATLLVLATLLTACGINNIPTLDEQAKAAWGQVQNQYQRRADLIPNLVETVRGYAKHEEATLTAVVEARAKATSIQVDASTLDNPEKLKQFQQAQDQLSGALSRLMVVSERYPDLKANQNFLVLQSQLEGTENRIAVARRDFILAVQKYNTEIRTFPGRLWHSVMYSDLPIRETFEATTPGAEKAPEVKF; encoded by the coding sequence ATGAATGTCAGTCCAACCTACCGCTCGCGTCTGCAGGTCGCCACGTTACTGGTGCTTGCCACTTTGTTGACCGCGTGCGGCATCAACAATATCCCGACCCTCGATGAACAGGCCAAGGCGGCCTGGGGCCAGGTCCAGAACCAGTACCAACGCCGTGCCGACCTGATCCCCAACCTGGTGGAGACCGTCAGAGGCTACGCCAAGCATGAGGAGGCGACCCTGACCGCCGTGGTCGAGGCGCGGGCCAAGGCGACGTCGATCCAGGTCGATGCCAGCACCCTCGACAATCCGGAAAAACTCAAGCAGTTCCAGCAGGCTCAGGATCAGTTGAGTGGCGCGCTCAGCCGTTTGATGGTGGTCTCCGAGCGTTATCCGGACCTGAAGGCCAACCAGAATTTCCTTGTCCTGCAATCGCAGCTCGAAGGCACGGAAAACCGGATTGCCGTGGCGCGGCGCGATTTCATTCTGGCGGTGCAGAAATACAACACCGAGATCCGCACGTTTCCCGGGCGCCTCTGGCACAGCGTGATGTACAGCGACCTGCCGATTCGCGAAACCTTCGAAGCCACCACCCCCGGTGCGGAAAAGGCCCCGGAAGTGAAGTTCTGA
- a CDS encoding TPM domain-containing protein, which translates to MRVLKIGLVLMLWLFAVSARAELTFPALSGRVVDEAQMLEPSVRAQLSQQLQAHEQATGEQLVVVTVPDLQGTTIEDYGVQLGRHWGIGQKDKNNGALLIVARDERKLRIEVGYGLEDRLTDAQSSVIIHQVITPAFKAGNFSKGISDGVAAMLVVLGGNPLDEPSTVYESSGDPQSDFVSRHPLLFVFLVVLFILTVFVCQMLGILPAGRGGSGGGGGFGGGGGGGGFSGGGGSFGGGGSSGGW; encoded by the coding sequence ATGCGTGTGTTGAAGATAGGCCTGGTGCTGATGCTCTGGCTGTTCGCCGTCAGCGCCCGGGCCGAGTTGACGTTCCCGGCGCTGAGCGGGCGGGTGGTGGACGAGGCGCAGATGCTCGAGCCGTCGGTGCGCGCCCAGTTGAGCCAGCAATTGCAGGCTCACGAGCAGGCCACCGGCGAGCAACTGGTGGTGGTCACGGTGCCTGATCTGCAGGGCACCACCATCGAGGATTACGGCGTGCAACTGGGCCGGCACTGGGGCATCGGCCAGAAGGACAAGAACAACGGCGCGCTGCTGATCGTTGCCCGGGACGAGCGCAAACTGCGCATCGAAGTCGGTTACGGTCTGGAGGATCGGCTGACCGATGCGCAGAGTTCGGTGATCATTCATCAAGTGATCACCCCGGCGTTCAAGGCCGGCAATTTCAGCAAGGGCATCAGCGACGGCGTGGCGGCGATGCTGGTGGTGCTCGGCGGCAATCCTCTGGACGAACCGTCGACGGTGTACGAGTCGAGCGGCGATCCGCAGAGCGATTTTGTCTCGCGTCATCCGCTGTTGTTCGTTTTTCTGGTGGTGTTGTTCATCCTGACCGTGTTTGTCTGCCAGATGCTCGGTATCCTTCCCGCCGGCCGTGGCGGCTCCGGAGGCGGGGGCGGTTTCGGCGGTGGCGGTGGAGGCGGGGGCTTCAGCGGCGGCGGGGGCAGTTTCGGTGGCGGCGGTTCGTCCGGCGGCTGGTGA
- a CDS encoding TPM domain-containing protein, translated as MALLTEHEQRKVAEAIARVERDTDAELVTVLAARADDYAYIPLLWASLLALLVPGIVHYLTGWLTMHSLLLVQWGLFIVLCLLFRLPKITTHLIPRRVRHWRASNLARRQFLEQNLHHTVGSTGMLIFVCEAERYVEILVDEGISRRLDNKSWDAIVAAFTEQVRQGRTLEGFVTCIEACGELLKVHVPVTQVRNELPNRLVVLA; from the coding sequence ATGGCATTACTGACTGAACACGAACAACGCAAAGTCGCCGAGGCGATCGCCCGGGTCGAGCGCGATACCGATGCCGAACTGGTCACCGTGCTGGCGGCCCGCGCCGATGACTACGCGTACATTCCGCTGTTGTGGGCCAGCCTGCTGGCGCTGCTGGTGCCGGGCATCGTCCATTACCTGACTGGCTGGCTGACCATGCACAGCCTGTTGCTGGTGCAATGGGGCCTGTTCATCGTCCTGTGCCTGCTGTTTCGCCTGCCGAAGATCACCACCCATCTGATCCCGCGCCGCGTGCGCCACTGGCGGGCATCTAATCTGGCGCGGCGGCAGTTCCTCGAACAGAACCTGCACCACACCGTCGGCAGCACCGGGATGCTGATCTTTGTCTGCGAGGCCGAGCGCTACGTGGAGATTCTGGTGGACGAGGGGATTTCCCGGCGGCTGGACAACAAGAGCTGGGACGCGATCGTCGCCGCGTTCACCGAGCAGGTGCGGCAGGGGCGCACGCTCGAGGGCTTTGTCACCTGCATCGAGGCCTGTGGGGAACTGCTCAAGGTGCACGTGCCGGTGACGCAGGTGAGGAATGAATTACCCAATCGGTTGGTGGTGCTGGCCTAG
- a CDS encoding class I SAM-dependent methyltransferase, translated as MSVTAPSAPSAKPAPDHHAQFIELLQTSLEHNGFIKLVLAKYVGEEADLQRIIIKAVTVKAQPHLSFVYRYKTRDITKNLPLSEGVAVIAELLPAAFKNAHLLTVTDEAQLEYSKKGKSSLFKSKPQQLREAPSAEHNREKNRFLDLSRPFLKDLGVTNAQHELIPAMSRKWKQINKFIEVFSHALTSSPLALDKPVRVADFGSGKGYLTFAIHDYLRNTLKSEGEVTGVELREEMVNLCNAAAAKLEHPGLVFKCGDVRSVAPSELDVMIALHACDIATDYAIHTGIRSGASIIMCSPCCHKQIRLQIQSPALLKPMLQYGLHLGQQAEMVTDSLRALFLEACGYETKVFEFISLEHTNKNKMILAVKRAEPVDPAQLLVKIAELKAFYNISEHCLETLLRSDGYL; from the coding sequence ATGTCCGTTACCGCCCCATCCGCGCCGTCTGCCAAACCCGCGCCCGATCATCACGCCCAGTTCATCGAGCTGCTGCAAACCAGCCTCGAACACAACGGCTTCATCAAACTGGTGCTGGCCAAGTACGTGGGTGAAGAGGCGGATCTGCAGCGGATCATCATCAAAGCGGTGACGGTCAAGGCGCAGCCACACCTGTCGTTTGTCTATCGCTACAAGACCCGCGACATCACCAAGAATCTGCCGCTGAGCGAAGGCGTGGCGGTGATTGCCGAGCTGTTGCCGGCCGCGTTCAAGAATGCGCATCTGCTGACCGTGACCGACGAAGCCCAGCTCGAATACAGCAAAAAGGGCAAGAGTTCACTGTTCAAGAGCAAACCTCAGCAATTGCGTGAAGCGCCGTCCGCCGAGCACAACCGTGAGAAAAACCGTTTTCTGGACTTGAGCCGACCGTTCCTCAAGGATCTGGGCGTGACCAACGCGCAGCATGAGCTGATCCCGGCGATGTCGCGCAAGTGGAAGCAGATCAACAAGTTCATCGAAGTCTTCAGCCACGCGCTGACCTCGTCACCGCTGGCGCTGGACAAACCGGTGCGGGTGGCGGACTTCGGCTCGGGCAAGGGTTACCTGACGTTCGCCATCCACGATTACCTGCGCAACACGCTCAAGTCCGAAGGCGAAGTCACCGGCGTCGAGCTGCGCGAAGAGATGGTCAACCTGTGCAACGCCGCCGCGGCGAAACTGGAGCACCCGGGGCTGGTGTTCAAGTGCGGTGACGTGCGCAGCGTGGCGCCGAGCGAACTGGACGTGATGATCGCCCTGCATGCCTGCGACATCGCCACCGACTACGCGATTCACACCGGCATCCGCTCGGGCGCGTCGATCATCATGTGCTCGCCGTGCTGCCACAAACAGATCCGCCTGCAGATCCAGAGTCCGGCGCTGCTCAAGCCGATGCTGCAATACGGTCTGCACCTGGGCCAACAGGCGGAAATGGTCACCGACAGCCTGCGTGCACTGTTCCTCGAAGCCTGCGGTTACGAGACCAAAGTGTTCGAATTCATCTCGCTGGAACACACCAACAAGAACAAGATGATTCTCGCGGTGAAACGCGCCGAGCCGGTGGACCCGGCTCAGTTGCTGGTGAAGATTGCCGAGTTGAAGGCGTTCTACAACATCAGCGAGCACTGTCTGGAAACGCTGCTGCGTTCGGATGGCTACCTCTGA
- a CDS encoding DMT family transporter, protein MSSRENTGMALGLLGVVIFSLTLPFTRIVVQELHPLLNGLGRALFAAIPAAALLLWRREKWPSWQQIKGLSLVIAGVILGFPVLSAWAMQTLPASHGALVNGLQPLCVALYAAWLSHERPSKAFWACAALGSALVLGYALYTGAGSIQAGDLLMLGAIAVGGLGYAEGGRLAKEMGGWQVICWALVLSTPLLIGPVLYLALQHQGAVSAKAWWAFGYVALFSQFLGFFAWYAGLAMGGIARVSQIQLLQIFFTIAFSALFFGEHVEPITWVFACGVIATVMLGRKTAVKSNVGASLLAKGP, encoded by the coding sequence ATGTCCTCGCGCGAAAACACCGGCATGGCCCTCGGCCTGCTCGGGGTTGTGATTTTCAGCCTGACCCTGCCCTTCACCCGGATCGTGGTGCAGGAACTGCATCCGCTGCTCAACGGCCTCGGCCGCGCGCTGTTCGCGGCGATTCCCGCGGCAGCGTTGTTGTTATGGCGACGCGAGAAGTGGCCGAGCTGGCAGCAGATCAAAGGCCTGAGCCTGGTGATCGCCGGGGTGATTCTTGGCTTCCCGGTGCTGTCGGCGTGGGCCATGCAGACCTTGCCGGCGTCCCACGGCGCGCTGGTCAACGGTTTGCAGCCGCTGTGCGTGGCGCTGTATGCCGCCTGGTTGTCCCATGAACGCCCGTCGAAAGCCTTCTGGGCCTGCGCCGCGCTGGGCAGTGCGCTGGTGCTCGGCTACGCGTTGTACACCGGAGCCGGGAGCATTCAGGCCGGTGACTTGCTGATGCTCGGCGCGATTGCCGTCGGTGGTCTGGGCTATGCCGAAGGTGGCCGGTTGGCCAAGGAAATGGGCGGCTGGCAGGTAATCTGCTGGGCGCTGGTGCTGTCGACGCCGCTGCTGATCGGGCCAGTGTTGTATCTGGCGCTGCAACATCAGGGCGCGGTGTCGGCCAAGGCCTGGTGGGCGTTCGGCTACGTGGCACTGTTCTCACAGTTTCTCGGCTTCTTCGCCTGGTACGCCGGGTTGGCGATGGGCGGGATCGCGCGGGTCAGTCAGATCCAGTTGCTGCAGATCTTTTTCACCATCGCGTTTTCGGCGCTGTTCTTTGGTGAACATGTCGAGCCGATTACCTGGGTGTTTGCCTGCGGGGTGATCGCAACGGTGATGCTCGGGCGCAAGACCGCAGTAAAATCAAATGTGGGAGCGAGCTTGCTCGCGAAGGGGCCGTAA
- a CDS encoding DJ-1/PfpI family protein, with protein MAAKKILMLVGDYVEDYEVMVPFQALQMVGHSVHAVCPDKPSGSTVRTAIHDFEGDQTYSEKPGHLFALNFDFAKVAEADYDALLIPGGRAPEYLRLNEKVLALVRAFDKAGKPIAAVCHGAQLLAAAGVLEGRECSAYPACAPEVRLAGGTFIDITVTDGHVQGNLATAPAWPAHPNWLAGFLGLLGTKITL; from the coding sequence ATGGCCGCGAAAAAAATCCTGATGCTGGTCGGCGATTACGTCGAAGACTACGAAGTGATGGTGCCGTTCCAGGCCTTGCAAATGGTCGGTCACTCCGTGCACGCCGTGTGCCCGGACAAGCCATCCGGTAGCACCGTGCGCACCGCAATCCATGACTTCGAAGGCGACCAGACCTACAGTGAAAAACCGGGTCACCTGTTCGCCCTCAACTTCGACTTTGCCAAGGTCGCCGAGGCCGATTACGACGCGCTGCTGATTCCCGGGGGGCGTGCGCCGGAGTACCTGCGCCTGAATGAAAAGGTGCTGGCGCTGGTAAGAGCATTCGACAAGGCTGGCAAGCCGATTGCCGCTGTGTGCCACGGCGCGCAGTTGCTCGCGGCGGCGGGCGTTCTGGAAGGTCGCGAATGCAGCGCCTATCCGGCCTGTGCGCCGGAAGTACGCCTGGCCGGTGGCACGTTCATCGATATCACGGTGACCGACGGCCACGTTCAAGGCAATCTGGCGACTGCGCCAGCGTGGCCGGCGCATCCGAACTGGCTGGCCGGTTTCCTCGGCCTGCTCGGCACCAAGATCACCCTGTAA
- a CDS encoding ribbon-helix-helix domain-containing protein — MCELYVKADPILYESRSRSLRICGVVTTLRLENQFWDILSEIAEVDGMTTNQLIAKLYEEVMDYRGEVVNFASFLRVSCTRYLSQRRVTEPQLSVVRAGVK, encoded by the coding sequence ATGTGCGAGCTCTACGTCAAGGCCGACCCGATTCTCTACGAATCCCGCTCGCGCTCGCTGCGCATCTGCGGCGTAGTGACGACGCTGCGCCTGGAAAACCAGTTCTGGGACATTCTCAGCGAAATCGCCGAAGTCGATGGCATGACCACCAATCAACTGATCGCCAAACTGTATGAAGAGGTGATGGATTATCGCGGCGAGGTGGTGAATTTTGCCTCGTTCCTGCGGGTGAGTTGTACACGCTATCTGAGTCAGCGGCGGGTGACGGAGCCGCAGTTGTCGGTGGTGCGGGCGGGGGTGAAATAG
- a CDS encoding YegP family protein, with product MSGWYEVSKSSNGQFRFVLKAANAETILTSELYTTRAAADSGIASVQTNSPLDERYEKKSTKDGHPYFNLKAANHQIIGSSESYSTDAACAKGIASVKANGPSKVIKDKTLPVL from the coding sequence ATGTCCGGATGGTACGAAGTGAGCAAAAGCAGCAACGGCCAGTTCAGGTTTGTGCTGAAGGCCGCCAACGCTGAAACCATTCTCACCAGCGAGCTCTACACCACCCGCGCGGCTGCCGACAGCGGCATTGCTTCGGTGCAGACCAATAGCCCGCTGGATGAACGCTACGAGAAGAAATCGACGAAGGATGGCCACCCATACTTCAACCTCAAGGCCGCCAACCATCAGATCATCGGCAGCAGCGAGTCGTACTCCACGGACGCCGCGTGCGCCAAAGGCATCGCCAGCGTCAAGGCCAACGGGCCGAGCAAAGTGATCAAGGACAAGACGTTGCCGGTGCTTTGA
- a CDS encoding dihydrodipicolinate synthase family protein → MMSNIHGIIGYTITPFGTHGEGLDLPALGQSIDRLIDSGVHAIAPLGSTGEGAYLSDAEWDQVAEFSIKHVGKRVPTIVSVSDLTTAKAVRRARFAEAHGADVVMVLPASYWKLTEAEILAHYRAIGDSVGVPIMLYNNPATSGTDMSVELILRIVNGVENVTMVKESTGDIQRMHKLQLLGEGQVPFYNGCNPLALEAFAAGAKGWCTAAPNLIPQLNLDLYAASLAGDLVRARELFYRQLPLLDFILKGGLPATIKAGLRETGLEVGDPRLPVFPLSDTGRHHLKALLDVLR, encoded by the coding sequence ATCATGTCCAATATTCACGGCATCATCGGCTACACCATCACCCCGTTCGGCACCCACGGCGAAGGCCTCGATCTGCCGGCCCTCGGCCAATCGATCGATCGTCTGATCGACAGCGGCGTCCATGCCATCGCCCCGCTCGGCAGCACCGGCGAAGGCGCTTACCTCAGCGACGCCGAGTGGGATCAGGTCGCCGAGTTCAGCATCAAGCACGTGGGCAAACGGGTGCCGACCATCGTCAGCGTCTCCGATCTGACCACCGCCAAAGCCGTGCGCCGCGCGCGCTTCGCTGAAGCCCACGGCGCTGACGTGGTGATGGTGTTGCCGGCGTCGTACTGGAAGCTCACTGAAGCGGAAATCCTCGCGCACTACCGCGCCATCGGCGACAGCGTCGGTGTGCCGATCATGCTCTACAACAACCCGGCCACCAGCGGCACCGACATGTCGGTGGAGCTGATTCTGCGCATCGTCAATGGCGTGGAAAACGTGACCATGGTCAAGGAGAGCACCGGCGACATTCAGCGCATGCACAAACTGCAATTGCTCGGTGAAGGCCAGGTGCCGTTCTACAACGGCTGCAATCCGCTGGCACTGGAGGCGTTTGCCGCAGGGGCCAAGGGTTGGTGCACCGCCGCGCCGAACCTGATCCCGCAACTGAATCTGGATCTGTATGCGGCGTCGCTGGCCGGTGATCTGGTTCGGGCACGTGAGTTGTTCTACCGCCAGTTGCCGCTGCTGGACTTCATTCTCAAAGGCGGTTTGCCAGCGACGATCAAGGCCGGACTGCGCGAGACGGGGCTGGAGGTTGGTGATCCGCGCTTGCCAGTGTTCCCGTTGAGTGACACCGGCAGACATCACCTCAAAGCGCTGCTCGACGTTTTGCGCTGA
- a CDS encoding aldolase, producing MAKTLALPKAQLVKQALTQMQNTLADNTWTDRQKLALTCRILFESGHDSGLAGQITARGPQPGTYYTQQLGLGFDEITASNLLLVNEDLEVLEGHGMANPANRFHSWVYRARPDVNCIIHTHPTHIAALSMLEVPLQISHMDLCPLYDDCAFLEGWPGVPVGNEEGELIAGALGDKRAILLSHHGQLSTGSTIEEACVIAQLIERAAKLQLLAMAAGTIKPIIPALGREAHDWVSKPKRHAAAFNYYARQNLRQHADCLN from the coding sequence ATGGCCAAGACATTAGCACTACCCAAAGCGCAACTGGTCAAGCAAGCGCTGACCCAGATGCAAAACACCCTGGCGGATAATACGTGGACTGACCGGCAAAAGCTGGCGCTGACCTGCCGGATCCTGTTCGAGAGCGGTCATGACTCCGGTCTGGCCGGACAGATCACCGCCCGTGGCCCGCAACCGGGGACCTATTACACTCAACAACTGGGCCTGGGTTTCGATGAAATCACCGCGAGCAATCTGCTGCTGGTCAACGAAGATCTGGAAGTGCTCGAAGGCCACGGCATGGCCAACCCGGCCAACCGTTTCCACAGCTGGGTCTATCGCGCCCGGCCGGACGTGAACTGCATCATCCACACGCACCCGACGCACATTGCCGCGCTGTCGATGCTGGAGGTGCCGCTGCAGATTTCCCACATGGATCTGTGCCCGCTGTACGACGACTGCGCGTTTCTCGAAGGCTGGCCGGGCGTGCCGGTGGGTAACGAAGAGGGCGAACTGATTGCCGGTGCGCTGGGCGACAAGCGCGCGATTCTACTGTCGCACCACGGCCAGCTGTCGACCGGCAGCACGATCGAAGAAGCCTGTGTCATCGCCCAACTGATCGAGCGCGCCGCCAAACTGCAACTGCTGGCAATGGCCGCCGGCACGATCAAACCGATCATTCCGGCGCTGGGGCGCGAGGCCCATGACTGGGTGTCGAAACCCAAACGCCACGCCGCCGCCTTCAACTACTACGCCCGGCAGAACCTGCGCCAACACGCCGATTGCCTGAACTGA
- a CDS encoding helix-turn-helix domain-containing protein, with translation MSIRLKLLRKKLGVTLEALAEKSGMTKSYLSKVERGLNTPSIAAALKLAKALNVKVEELFSEDNVSLDSYSLVRSHERQSLAANDQSPGYAVLAHQVSERNLLPFIIYPPREFTDKTFKEHLGEEFLFVHEGLVEVDFMNERVLLERGDALHFNAQKPHRIRSVGEVQAQLLVVVHSSEE, from the coding sequence ATGTCTATCCGTTTGAAATTGTTGAGAAAAAAACTTGGCGTGACACTTGAGGCGCTGGCGGAAAAATCCGGCATGACCAAGAGTTATCTGTCGAAGGTCGAGCGCGGGCTGAACACCCCGTCGATTGCGGCCGCGCTGAAACTGGCGAAGGCACTGAACGTGAAGGTCGAGGAATTGTTCTCCGAAGACAACGTCAGCCTCGACAGCTATAGCCTGGTACGCAGCCACGAACGCCAGTCACTGGCGGCCAACGATCAGAGCCCGGGGTATGCGGTGCTGGCGCATCAGGTCAGCGAACGCAACCTGCTGCCGTTCATCATCTACCCGCCGCGCGAGTTCACCGACAAGACCTTCAAGGAGCACTTGGGCGAGGAGTTTCTGTTCGTCCACGAAGGGCTGGTGGAAGTGGATTTCATGAACGAGCGGGTGCTGCTGGAGCGTGGCGATGCGCTGCACTTCAATGCGCAGAAGCCGCACCGGATCAGATCGGTGGGCGAGGTGCAGGCGCAGTTGCTGGTGGTGGTGCACAGCTCGGAAGAATGA